One window of Agromyces rhizosphaerae genomic DNA carries:
- a CDS encoding dTDP-4-dehydrorhamnose 3,5-epimerase family protein, giving the protein MQIRELEIPDSYEITPKQFGDDRGVFLEWYRFDRLAEAVGHPLSLAQGNTSVSKRGVVRGIHFADVPPSQAKYVTATHGAVLDFVIDIRVGSPTFGKWDSVLLDDVDRRAIYIAEGLGHCFVALTDDATVSYLVTSTFNAEREHGIDPLDPDVGLVFPDAAGEPLLSPKDTAAPSLAEAAASGLLPTWEAARAYYDALNKGA; this is encoded by the coding sequence GTGCAGATCCGCGAACTCGAGATCCCCGACAGCTACGAGATCACCCCGAAGCAGTTCGGCGACGACCGGGGGGTGTTCCTCGAGTGGTACCGGTTCGACCGGCTCGCGGAGGCGGTGGGGCATCCGCTCTCCCTCGCCCAGGGCAACACATCGGTCTCGAAGCGCGGCGTGGTCCGCGGCATCCACTTCGCCGACGTGCCGCCGAGCCAGGCCAAGTACGTCACGGCCACGCACGGCGCGGTGCTCGACTTCGTGATCGACATCCGGGTCGGCTCGCCGACCTTCGGCAAGTGGGACTCGGTGCTACTCGACGACGTCGACCGGCGCGCCATCTACATCGCCGAGGGGCTGGGCCACTGCTTCGTGGCGCTGACCGACGACGCGACCGTGAGCTACCTGGTCACCTCGACGTTCAACGCCGAGCGCGAGCACGGCATCGACCCGCTCGACCCCGATGTCGGCCTGGTGTTCCCGGATGCCGCGGGGGAGCCGCTCCTGTCGCCCAAGGACACGGCCGCGCCGAGCCTCGCCGAGGCCGCCGCATCGGGCCTCCTGCCGACCTGGGAGGCTGCACGGGCCTATTACGACGCACTCAACAAGGGAGCCTGA
- a CDS encoding ABC transporter permease: MSAQERYARLAREPMVEVAGNANPVRSLREILHRRDLLGLLVRRDLKARYKDSALGVVWTLVRPLTQLLIYYIVIGKFLGAERGIPEFAIYVFTGLTAYGLLSEIVSGGTSSIVANSGLVKKVYLPREIFPLASVGSALFNFGIQLVILIAATLVLQSPPITPDLVYFLPSLLVLVSLGTALGLLLAATNVYLRDLQYLVEVVLMVLLWASPIVYSWGMARDALGEGLALDIYTNNPVTLAVLGFQKAFWTAGDGVVPYPDGLMLRLLIASAIGIVLIVVFQRVFARLQGNFAQEL; the protein is encoded by the coding sequence ATGAGCGCGCAGGAACGCTACGCACGCCTCGCGCGCGAACCCATGGTGGAGGTCGCCGGCAACGCGAACCCGGTCCGTTCGCTCCGCGAGATCCTGCATCGTCGCGACCTGCTGGGCCTGCTGGTCCGACGCGACCTGAAGGCCAGGTACAAGGACAGCGCGCTCGGCGTGGTGTGGACGCTGGTGCGCCCGCTGACCCAGCTCCTCATCTACTACATCGTCATCGGCAAGTTCCTCGGCGCCGAGCGGGGCATCCCCGAGTTCGCGATCTACGTCTTCACCGGCCTCACCGCGTACGGCCTGCTGAGCGAGATCGTCTCGGGCGGGACGTCCTCGATCGTGGCGAACTCCGGCCTGGTCAAGAAGGTCTACCTGCCGCGCGAGATCTTCCCGCTGGCGAGCGTGGGCTCGGCCCTGTTCAACTTCGGCATCCAGCTCGTGATCCTGATCGCGGCGACGCTCGTGCTGCAGAGCCCGCCGATCACGCCGGACCTGGTCTACTTCCTGCCCTCGCTGCTGGTGCTGGTCAGCCTCGGCACCGCGCTCGGCCTGCTGCTCGCCGCCACGAACGTCTACCTGCGCGACCTCCAGTACCTCGTCGAGGTGGTGCTCATGGTGCTGCTCTGGGCCTCGCCGATCGTCTACTCGTGGGGCATGGCGCGCGACGCGCTCGGCGAGGGGCTCGCGCTCGACATCTACACCAACAACCCCGTCACGCTCGCGGTGCTGGGCTTCCAGAAGGCCTTCTGGACCGCCGGCGACGGGGTCGTGCCGTACCCCGACGGGCTGATGCTGCGCCTGCTCATCGCCTCGGCGATCGGCATCGTGCTCATCGTCGTCTTCCAGCGGGTGTTCGCGCGCCTGCAGGGCAACTTCGCGCAGGAGCTCTGA
- a CDS encoding ABC transporter ATP-binding protein, which yields MTNPDLTPTRDRPTIVHVSDVSKRFVIRKDNSLKERLVTFGRAGRRHREEFWALRDVSIDLRAGTTIGLIGHNGSGKSTLLKVIGGIIDPTSGQVARRGRIAALLELGAGFHPDLTGRENVFLNAAILGLSQEETTERFDDILRFSGIGDFIDTQVKFYSSGMYVRLAFAVAVHTDPDLLLVDEVLAVGDEAFQRKCLDKIRQFQTEGRTIVLVTHNLNQVTELCDRAVLLDHGRVVHDGATTTAVERFRDLLEEARVAEEAESDAEPVPTGSVVETVVHAVGREPGDPVAPGDDLRIAVTMEHPTGLDDWVCAIQVATPLGPAIWGTTSERLSDDLGTLRGERTVEFIVKDSPFAGGRYFIHASLMTTAGVHLFDVAQAASFTVPYDERLTGVVHAETEFSGDVER from the coding sequence GTGACGAACCCCGACCTGACGCCGACCCGCGACCGCCCCACGATCGTGCACGTCTCCGACGTGAGCAAGCGATTCGTGATCCGCAAGGACAACTCCCTCAAGGAGCGCCTCGTCACCTTCGGGCGCGCCGGCCGTCGCCACCGGGAGGAGTTCTGGGCCCTGCGCGACGTCTCGATCGACCTCCGCGCCGGCACCACCATCGGCCTCATCGGCCACAACGGCTCGGGCAAGTCGACGCTGCTCAAGGTGATCGGCGGCATCATCGACCCCACCTCCGGCCAGGTCGCCCGGCGCGGTCGCATCGCAGCGCTGCTCGAGCTCGGCGCGGGCTTCCACCCCGACCTCACGGGGCGCGAGAACGTCTTCCTCAACGCCGCCATCCTCGGGCTCAGCCAGGAGGAGACGACCGAGCGGTTCGACGACATCCTGCGGTTCTCCGGCATCGGCGACTTCATCGACACCCAGGTGAAGTTCTACTCGTCGGGCATGTACGTGCGGCTCGCGTTCGCGGTCGCCGTGCACACCGACCCCGACCTGCTGCTGGTCGACGAGGTGCTCGCGGTCGGCGACGAGGCGTTCCAGCGCAAGTGCCTCGACAAGATCCGCCAGTTCCAGACCGAGGGGCGCACGATCGTCCTGGTCACCCACAACCTCAACCAGGTGACCGAGCTCTGCGACCGCGCCGTGCTGCTCGACCACGGCCGCGTCGTCCACGACGGTGCGACCACGACGGCGGTCGAGCGCTTCCGCGACCTCCTCGAGGAGGCGCGCGTCGCCGAGGAGGCCGAGTCCGACGCCGAGCCGGTGCCGACCGGCAGCGTCGTCGAGACCGTGGTGCACGCCGTCGGCCGGGAGCCGGGCGACCCCGTCGCGCCGGGCGACGACCTGCGGATCGCGGTCACCATGGAGCATCCGACCGGCCTCGACGACTGGGTCTGCGCGATCCAGGTGGCGACCCCCCTCGGGCCGGCGATCTGGGGCACGACCTCGGAGCGCCTCTCGGACGACCTCGGGACGCTGCGCGGCGAGCGCACGGTCGAGTTCATCGTCAAGGACAGCCCGTTCGCGGGCGGGCGCTACTTCATCCACGCCTCGCTCATGACGACCGCGGGCGTGCACCTGTTCGACGTGGCGCAGGCCGCGTCGTTCACCGTGCCGTACGACGAGCGGCTCACCGGCGTCGTCCACGCGGAGACGGAGTTCTCGGGCGATGTCGAGCGCTGA
- a CDS encoding glycosyltransferase: MSSADAAAPVVAVVTVAYHSEDALEGFFRTLPGALDGVPAEVVVVDNASADRDRSAERARRAGATFVGLDENLGYGAGADAGVAALRSRPDYLVVVNPDVEFTDGAIRSLLDAADSVLEGAAFGPRIVDEHGAVYPSARRFPRVGTGVGHALLGRIAPGNPWTRAYRAEDDHGAARRETDWLSGACLLLRRSAYDEVGGFDHDYFMYFEDVDLGQRLADAGWHSIYVPDATVMHFGARSTSLVAGRMDRAHHDSAYRYLSRVYPRWYHAPLRLALRAGLGARSLARSRQDGNG, translated from the coding sequence ATGTCGAGCGCTGACGCCGCCGCCCCCGTGGTCGCGGTCGTCACGGTCGCGTACCACTCGGAGGATGCGCTCGAGGGGTTCTTCCGCACGCTCCCCGGCGCGCTCGACGGTGTGCCGGCGGAGGTCGTCGTCGTCGACAACGCCTCGGCCGACCGCGACCGCTCCGCGGAGCGCGCACGTCGTGCCGGCGCGACCTTCGTCGGCCTGGACGAGAACCTCGGGTACGGCGCAGGGGCCGATGCGGGCGTCGCGGCGCTCCGCTCGCGCCCGGACTACCTCGTGGTCGTCAACCCCGACGTGGAGTTCACCGACGGCGCCATCCGCTCCCTGCTGGACGCGGCCGACTCCGTGCTCGAGGGCGCGGCCTTCGGCCCCCGCATCGTCGACGAGCACGGCGCCGTCTACCCCTCCGCGCGTCGCTTCCCGCGCGTGGGCACCGGGGTCGGACACGCCCTGCTCGGACGCATCGCCCCGGGCAACCCGTGGACGCGGGCGTACCGCGCCGAGGACGACCACGGCGCAGCGCGTCGCGAGACCGACTGGCTCTCGGGAGCCTGCCTGCTGCTGCGCCGCTCGGCCTACGACGAGGTCGGCGGGTTCGACCACGACTACTTCATGTACTTCGAGGACGTCGACCTGGGGCAGCGGCTCGCGGATGCGGGCTGGCACAGCATCTACGTGCCGGACGCCACCGTCATGCACTTCGGCGCCCGATCGACCTCCCTCGTGGCGGGCAGGATGGACCGCGCCCACCACGACAGCGCCTACCGGTACCTCTCGCGCGTCTACCCGCGCTGGTACCACGCGCCGCTCCGGCTCGCGCTGCGCGCCGGGCTCGGCGCGCGATCGCTCGCGCGGAGCCGCCAGGACGGGAACGGCTGA
- a CDS encoding glycosyltransferase family 2 protein: MKVFVQIPCLNEEETLPLVLESIPKQIPGVDELEILIIDDGSTDRTVEVAREHGVRHFVHHNRNMGLARSFRDGIDYALTHGADIVVNTDGDNQYPQARIADLVAPIIAGEADIVIGDRQTHKISHFSWFKKQLQALGSWVVNQAAGTRLPDAASGFRAYSKASLLRLNVVTQFSYCMETIIQAGNKRLKIASVEVDTNPKTRESRLFSSMGEHVMKSAQAILRSYLMFQPFVFFAWIAAIMFVAAMVPFVRYLVLITLFAEDAGQHIQSLLIGVALLIGALLAFALGVLADLLRTNRVLLEENLEYTKVLRYGEPGIPLVGAQPSPPRFDSA; the protein is encoded by the coding sequence GTGAAGGTATTCGTCCAGATTCCCTGCCTCAACGAGGAGGAGACCCTCCCGCTCGTCCTCGAGAGCATCCCGAAGCAGATCCCCGGCGTCGACGAGCTCGAGATCCTCATCATCGACGACGGCTCGACCGATCGCACCGTCGAGGTCGCCCGCGAGCACGGCGTGCGCCACTTCGTGCACCACAACCGCAACATGGGCCTCGCGCGTTCGTTCCGCGACGGCATCGACTACGCCCTCACGCACGGGGCGGACATCGTCGTGAACACCGACGGCGACAACCAGTACCCGCAGGCCCGGATCGCCGACCTCGTCGCCCCGATCATCGCGGGCGAGGCCGACATCGTCATCGGCGACCGGCAGACGCACAAGATCTCGCACTTCTCCTGGTTCAAGAAGCAGCTGCAGGCGCTCGGCAGCTGGGTCGTCAACCAGGCGGCCGGAACGCGCCTGCCCGACGCCGCGAGCGGCTTCCGCGCGTACTCGAAGGCGTCCCTCCTGCGCCTGAACGTCGTGACCCAGTTCAGCTACTGCATGGAGACGATCATCCAGGCCGGCAACAAGCGCCTGAAGATCGCGAGCGTCGAGGTCGACACGAACCCGAAGACGCGCGAGTCGCGCCTCTTCTCGTCCATGGGCGAGCACGTCATGAAGTCCGCCCAGGCGATCCTGCGCAGCTACCTCATGTTCCAGCCGTTCGTGTTCTTCGCGTGGATCGCGGCGATCATGTTCGTCGCCGCGATGGTGCCGTTCGTGCGCTACCTGGTGCTGATCACCCTCTTCGCCGAGGACGCCGGCCAGCACATCCAGTCGCTGCTCATCGGCGTCGCACTGCTCATCGGAGCGCTGCTCGCCTTCGCGCTCGGCGTGCTCGCCGACCTCCTGCGCACGAACCGCGTGCTCCTCGAGGAGAACCTCGAGTACACGAAGGTGCTCCGGTACGGCGAGCCCGGCATCCCGCTCGTCGGCGCCCAGCCGTCGCCGCCGCGCTTCGACTCGGCCTGA
- a CDS encoding lysylphosphatidylglycerol synthase domain-containing protein, protein MATDGSRRLLRKALRWLLTVAVVAVVGYFFAATLARNWDDVQAAQIGFDWTWVVATLVFAAAVLVTGLLWGRLLRRLDGTRITRTEAMAVQSLSWLLKYIPGQVGSVVNKVLWAGKRGISRTVVIISFVYENVLLQLASIIPSVLILLLALGTDLFGENPATLLLPLLALIPLGLVMWKPFFHRVVNVAARRALKSEVPVEYFLSTPQTLASLAEFLLPRLLNAVGFVILAATVTEVTPAEWLPFGAAYVLAGAIGILAFFVPSGLGVREAIIVLILSQYTTTAQAIVISLLARLLSTIGDAVVALAYLALRRAIPKENRP, encoded by the coding sequence ATGGCCACCGACGGCTCCCGCAGGCTGCTCCGGAAGGCGCTGCGCTGGCTGCTGACCGTTGCGGTCGTGGCGGTGGTCGGCTACTTCTTCGCCGCCACGCTTGCGCGCAACTGGGACGACGTCCAGGCCGCGCAGATCGGCTTCGACTGGACCTGGGTGGTCGCGACGCTCGTGTTCGCGGCCGCGGTGCTCGTGACCGGCCTGCTCTGGGGCCGCCTCCTGCGACGGCTCGACGGGACCCGGATCACGCGGACCGAGGCCATGGCGGTGCAGTCGCTCTCATGGCTGCTGAAGTACATCCCGGGCCAGGTCGGCTCGGTCGTGAACAAGGTCCTCTGGGCGGGCAAGCGCGGCATCAGCCGGACGGTCGTCATCATCTCGTTCGTGTACGAGAACGTGCTGCTGCAGCTCGCGTCGATCATCCCGTCCGTGCTGATCCTGCTGCTCGCGCTGGGCACCGACCTCTTCGGCGAGAACCCGGCCACGCTGCTGCTCCCGCTGCTCGCGCTCATCCCGCTCGGGCTGGTGATGTGGAAGCCGTTCTTCCACCGCGTCGTGAACGTCGCCGCGCGCCGTGCGCTGAAGTCCGAGGTGCCGGTCGAGTACTTCCTCTCCACGCCGCAGACGCTCGCGAGCCTGGCGGAGTTCCTCCTCCCGCGGCTGCTCAACGCGGTCGGCTTCGTGATCCTCGCCGCGACGGTCACCGAGGTGACCCCCGCCGAGTGGCTGCCGTTCGGCGCCGCCTACGTGCTCGCCGGCGCGATCGGCATCCTCGCGTTCTTCGTGCCGAGCGGTCTCGGCGTGCGCGAGGCCATCATCGTCCTGATCCTCAGCCAGTACACGACCACCGCGCAGGCGATCGTCATCTCACTGCTCGCCCGCCTGCTCAGCACGATCGGCGATGCCGTCGTCGCGCTGGCGTACCTCGCGCTTCGCCGCGCAATCCCGAAGGAGAACCGTCCATGA
- a CDS encoding glycosyltransferase family 4 protein, with product MRGPERVLAYPWYADNPWQSMLYARLPEHGAEVVPLADVAGLTEALREERTPGSTVLHLNWTAPISQSTPDLALAAWQVRSVLDATDAFRARGGTVVWTVHNVLPHEPHHLGPELALCRGLAERADRVMVMNPDTAALASRWYRLPPERTTVVPHPSYLGRFADDVDRATVRERLGLGESERVLLHLGQIRPYKGLDLLAEAYRRARESDPDLRLLVAGAPGPGADLERTRELLDDLPGVVASLGRVEDDDVQVWMRAADAMVLPYRAALNPSLVWLAATYGLPVLLPDVPALRSLAGPDWVRTFPPTAPGLAAALRAVASPPPGPVAAAAAADARAVAPEVVAARFAEMVREIAVPAPR from the coding sequence GTGCGCGGGCCGGAGCGGGTGCTCGCGTATCCCTGGTACGCCGACAACCCGTGGCAGTCGATGCTGTACGCGCGGCTGCCCGAGCACGGCGCCGAGGTCGTCCCGCTCGCGGACGTCGCCGGACTGACGGAGGCGCTCCGGGAGGAGCGCACGCCCGGCAGCACGGTGCTGCACCTGAACTGGACCGCGCCGATCAGCCAGTCGACGCCCGACCTGGCGCTGGCCGCGTGGCAGGTCCGCTCCGTGCTCGACGCGACCGACGCGTTCCGGGCGAGGGGCGGCACGGTCGTCTGGACGGTGCACAACGTCCTGCCGCACGAGCCGCACCACCTCGGGCCGGAGCTCGCGCTCTGCCGGGGGCTCGCCGAGCGCGCCGACCGCGTGATGGTCATGAACCCCGACACCGCGGCGCTCGCCTCCCGCTGGTACCGCCTGCCGCCCGAGCGGACGACGGTGGTCCCGCACCCGAGCTACCTGGGACGCTTCGCCGACGACGTCGATCGGGCGACGGTGCGCGAGCGCCTCGGGCTGGGCGAGTCCGAGCGCGTGCTGCTGCACCTGGGCCAGATCCGGCCCTACAAGGGCCTCGACCTGCTGGCCGAGGCGTACCGGAGGGCCCGGGAGTCGGACCCGGACCTGCGGCTGCTCGTGGCCGGTGCCCCCGGTCCCGGCGCGGACCTCGAGCGGACGCGCGAACTGCTGGACGACCTGCCGGGAGTCGTCGCGTCACTCGGGCGGGTCGAGGACGACGACGTGCAGGTCTGGATGCGCGCCGCCGACGCCATGGTGCTGCCGTATCGGGCCGCCCTGAACCCGAGCCTCGTCTGGCTCGCCGCGACCTACGGGCTGCCGGTGCTGCTTCCCGACGTGCCGGCGCTGCGCTCGCTGGCCGGTCCGGACTGGGTTCGGACGTTCCCGCCGACCGCGCCGGGCCTCGCCGCGGCGCTGCGGGCCGTGGCCTCGCCTCCGCCCGGACCCGTCGCGGCGGCCGCCGCGGCGGACGCGCGCGCGGTCGCGCCAGAGGTCGTCGCCGCCCGTTTCGCGGAGATGGTGCGCGAGATCGCGGTGCCGGCGCCGCGTTGA
- a CDS encoding polysaccharide pyruvyl transferase family protein — protein sequence MTHHVTIIGSALSGNKGAAAMLESAVQTLGERLGDVDFTLLSMYPSEDAAQNPYPNLEVVPAAPRQLGVTINLLALTYRLLPPFRPLIRRRSRAVRALTRSSVLLDQGGITFTDGREKFLLYNVASILPALNTRTPVFKCAQAVGPFRNPVNRWASKTFLPKVRTLVTRGRITHEFAEGLGLQNLVAGADYAFSLELDGTEPAAVAEHVDLDFFEHGEVVGISPSVVLQKKVDAKGGDYAGQLVEFIEWVRSTGRRVVLVPHSVRTGTEKTHNNDLPLCRSIAERLAPGDDLLVLEREMTSQQLRYLIGRCDLFVASRFHAMVSSLAMQVPTLVIGWSHKYAEVLEMFELEEWAFGHDKLSPAYLRERFEALVAHEDEVRERLAVHLPEVKARSLQQADLIADLVRGADSPSAA from the coding sequence ATGACCCACCACGTGACGATCATCGGCTCCGCACTCTCTGGCAACAAGGGTGCGGCGGCCATGCTCGAGAGCGCCGTCCAGACGCTCGGCGAGCGCCTCGGCGACGTCGACTTCACGCTCCTCAGCATGTACCCGTCCGAGGATGCGGCGCAGAACCCGTACCCCAACCTCGAGGTCGTCCCGGCCGCGCCCCGCCAACTCGGCGTGACCATCAACCTCCTCGCGCTCACCTACCGCCTGCTGCCGCCGTTCCGCCCGCTCATCCGCCGGCGCTCGCGCGCGGTCCGTGCGCTGACGCGCTCCTCCGTGCTGCTCGACCAGGGCGGGATCACCTTCACCGACGGACGCGAGAAGTTCCTCCTCTACAACGTCGCGTCGATCCTGCCGGCGCTGAACACCCGCACGCCGGTCTTCAAGTGCGCGCAGGCGGTCGGCCCGTTCCGCAACCCGGTGAACCGCTGGGCGTCGAAGACCTTCCTGCCGAAGGTGCGCACGCTCGTCACGCGCGGCCGCATCACGCACGAGTTCGCCGAGGGCCTCGGCCTGCAGAACCTCGTCGCCGGTGCCGACTACGCCTTCTCGCTCGAGCTCGACGGCACCGAGCCCGCCGCCGTCGCGGAGCACGTCGACCTCGACTTCTTCGAGCACGGCGAGGTGGTGGGCATCTCCCCCAGCGTGGTGCTGCAGAAGAAGGTCGACGCGAAGGGCGGCGACTACGCGGGTCAGCTCGTCGAGTTCATCGAGTGGGTCCGTTCCACCGGTCGACGCGTCGTGCTCGTGCCGCACAGCGTGCGGACCGGCACCGAGAAGACCCACAACAACGACCTCCCGCTGTGCCGGTCGATCGCCGAGCGCCTCGCGCCGGGCGACGACCTGCTGGTGCTCGAGCGGGAGATGACCTCGCAGCAGCTGCGCTACCTGATCGGGCGCTGCGACCTGTTCGTCGCGAGCCGGTTCCACGCCATGGTCTCCTCGCTCGCCATGCAGGTGCCGACGCTCGTCATCGGCTGGAGCCACAAGTACGCCGAGGTGCTCGAGATGTTCGAGCTCGAGGAGTGGGCGTTCGGCCACGACAAGCTCTCCCCCGCCTACCTGCGGGAGCGGTTCGAGGCGCTGGTGGCGCACGAGGACGAGGTGCGCGAGCGCCTCGCCGTGCACCTGCCCGAGGTCAAGGCCCGTTCCCTGCAGCAGGCCGACCTCATCGCCGACCTCGTGCGCGGCGCCGACTCCCCGTCGGCCGCCTGA
- the rfbA gene encoding glucose-1-phosphate thymidylyltransferase RfbA — protein sequence MRGIILAGGSGTRLWPITKGISKQLMPIYDKPMIYYPLSTLMMAGIREILIITTPEYNDQFRALLGDGSDLGITLEYAVQPSPDGLAQAFIIGEEFIGDDSVALVLGDNIFHGSGLGTALQAHTEVDGAVIFAYQVSDPTAYGVVEFDDEFRAVSIEEKPAQPKSSYAVPGLYFYDNDVVEIAKTIEPSARGELEISTVNERYLEAGSLKVQVLDRGTAWLDTGTFESMMQASEYVRVIEDRQGFKIGCIEEIAWRAGWIDDAQLAALAAPLVKSGYGAFLERLLHDA from the coding sequence ATGCGCGGCATCATCCTGGCCGGAGGTTCGGGCACCCGACTCTGGCCGATCACCAAGGGCATCTCCAAGCAGCTGATGCCGATCTACGACAAGCCGATGATCTACTACCCCCTGTCGACGCTGATGATGGCGGGCATCCGGGAGATCCTGATCATCACTACGCCCGAGTACAACGACCAGTTCCGCGCGCTGCTGGGCGACGGCAGCGACCTCGGCATCACCCTCGAGTACGCCGTGCAGCCCTCGCCCGACGGCCTCGCGCAGGCGTTCATCATCGGCGAGGAGTTCATCGGCGACGACAGCGTCGCGCTGGTGCTCGGCGACAACATCTTCCACGGCTCGGGCCTCGGCACCGCGCTGCAGGCGCACACCGAGGTCGACGGCGCGGTCATCTTCGCCTACCAGGTGAGCGACCCGACGGCGTACGGCGTGGTCGAGTTCGACGACGAGTTCCGCGCCGTCTCGATCGAGGAGAAGCCCGCGCAGCCGAAGAGCAGCTACGCGGTGCCCGGGCTCTACTTCTACGACAACGACGTCGTGGAGATCGCGAAGACGATCGAGCCGAGCGCCCGGGGCGAGCTCGAGATCTCGACCGTGAACGAGCGCTACCTCGAGGCGGGCAGCCTCAAGGTGCAGGTGCTCGACCGGGGCACCGCGTGGCTCGACACCGGCACGTTCGAGTCGATGATGCAGGCGTCCGAGTACGTCCGCGTGATCGAGGACCGCCAGGGCTTCAAGATCGGATGCATCGAGGAGATCGCCTGGCGCGCCGGCTGGATCGACGACGCGCAGCTCGCGGCGCTCGCCGCACCGCTCGTGAAGAGCGGCTACGGCGCGTTCCTCGAGCGGCTGCTCCACGACGCATGA
- a CDS encoding nitroreductase family protein — protein MLNTLKRIAKDLLAITWIRRTYEVVNRVVLETFGASRVLVWLYYVISFVTFNREQAAVLRGRRDYYRNKHRDRPTHVELRRNVHRIEKGLTMRPRRPVFARDYITETIEFYEDAVRQVQTSPGTMEPSEMEWAHDVLTEYFRVVDHADETVAAALARFERAGHDAEFTGKVPYPKKTLSEVGYDQLHELAMQRRSVRWFDQRPVPRELMDKALLLARQAPTACNRLPYEFRVFDEPEMVRTVANIPFGTAGYADNIPSIVVVIGKLESYFSPRDRHAIYVDSSLAAMSFLLALETLGLSSSIINWPDFEPLERKMQKTLGLKTTDRVVMLIAVGYSHSEGLVPFSQKKELDTFRRFNELA, from the coding sequence GTGCTGAACACACTCAAGCGGATCGCCAAGGACCTGCTCGCCATCACGTGGATCCGGCGCACCTACGAGGTCGTCAACCGCGTCGTGCTCGAGACCTTCGGCGCGTCGCGCGTGCTCGTCTGGCTGTACTACGTGATCAGCTTCGTGACCTTCAACCGCGAGCAGGCCGCGGTGCTCCGCGGGCGGCGCGACTACTACCGCAACAAGCACCGCGACCGGCCCACGCACGTCGAGCTCCGCCGCAACGTCCACCGCATCGAGAAGGGCCTCACGATGCGGCCCCGCCGGCCCGTCTTCGCGCGGGACTACATCACCGAGACGATCGAGTTCTACGAGGACGCGGTGCGCCAGGTCCAGACCTCGCCCGGCACCATGGAGCCGAGCGAGATGGAGTGGGCGCACGACGTGCTCACCGAGTACTTCCGCGTGGTCGACCACGCCGACGAGACGGTCGCCGCCGCGCTCGCGCGCTTCGAGCGGGCCGGCCACGACGCCGAGTTCACGGGCAAGGTCCCGTACCCGAAGAAGACGCTCTCGGAGGTCGGCTACGACCAGCTGCACGAGCTCGCGATGCAGCGCCGCAGCGTGCGCTGGTTCGACCAGCGCCCGGTGCCGCGCGAGCTCATGGACAAGGCGCTGCTCCTCGCCCGGCAGGCGCCGACCGCGTGCAACCGCCTCCCCTACGAGTTCCGCGTCTTCGACGAGCCCGAGATGGTGCGCACCGTCGCCAACATCCCGTTCGGCACGGCGGGCTACGCCGACAACATCCCGTCGATCGTCGTGGTCATCGGCAAGTTGGAGAGCTACTTCAGCCCGCGCGACCGCCACGCGATCTACGTCGACAGCTCGCTGGCCGCCATGTCGTTCCTGCTCGCCCTCGAGACGCTCGGCCTCAGCTCGAGCATCATCAACTGGCCGGACTTCGAGCCGCTCGAGCGCAAGATGCAGAAGACGCTCGGCCTGAAGACGACCGACCGCGTGGTGATGCTGATCGCCGTGGGCTACTCGCACAGCGAGGGCCTCGTGCCCTTCTCGCAGAAGAAGGAGCTCGACACGTTCCGGCGCTTCAACGAACTCGCGTGA